A window of Clostridioides sp. ES-S-0010-02 genomic DNA:
ATTACTTTTAAAAATACTCATAGCTGTAGTGCTATTGGCAAAATTACTCATAGCCATAGAACTATTCGCTATAGTTGTTATAATTGTAGATTGTTTTGCAATAGCATTAACGGAAGCCGAATTGTTTGCAAGGGCGTTTATGCAAGTAGTATTACTTAAAAGAGCGTTTATTACTAAGGGTCTGCTTGCAATACTATTCATAGCAATAGAACTCTTTGCAATACTATTCATAGCAATAGAACTATTCATTATGGCATCCGCTATATTAGTTTTTATTTTACTTTCTTCTCCTAAAATATTATTTGTTGTTCTTATACTATTAGCTATTTCTTTTTCATCTTTCATAATAGGGAAAGTTTCATCATTATAATTAAGCGTGCTTATTTGTGTATCTAATAAATTTAATGCTGAATCAATGTTTATTTTATAAGTTGCATTGTTTGAAGCAACAGTTTTCATTGCTAATACTCTTGGTATAATTTCTTTTGCTATTTCATCATTTTTTAAAACTTCATCCATAGAACTTTGATTTTTTAATAGTGTTTTTGTAGCTTCTAAATCCGAAAAAATTTCCATTACTGAATTTTCATTCGTGGCGATTTGCGTCATAGCTTCGCTACTATTTATAATAGCATCTCTAATCACAGGATTTTTAATTATAGCCTTAATAACCGCTGGCTCTACTGTAACTCTTAAAATATATTGTCCAAGTAAATCCATAGCATTTGAAGTTGCCACAACTGCATCCATGCTTGATTTACACATAGTTAAAGCTACTATTGCATTACTATTATTAAGTATTGCATTAGTAGCTTCTGTATTTGCCAATATTTCATCTATAGTTGTAAGACTTTCTAAGACAGTATTATTTAAATTGAAAGTAGAATTAAACCATGTGCCTATACTTGTTTTTTCCTGCTCTCTAGTAACATACCTGTCGTAACCATCTTTAAATTTTTGCTCTAAAGAATTGTAATACTCTATAGTCATTCCCTTTACAACATTATCCGCATTTCCTGGGCTAAATATATCTGTTCTGTAAAAAGCATTCAATTGCTCGCCTAACTTAGTGCTTTTGTTAAATAGATTATCAATATCTGTTTCCGAAAAGGCTGTATAAACTGTTTCTCTTATTCCTTTATCTGAAAATAAATATAAACTATTTAAATATAATTCTTCCCAAATTCTGATATTGCCATTATGTAGAATATAGCTGTCTAAAGCATTTAGCTTTAAATC
This region includes:
- a CDS encoding phage tail protein; the encoded protein is MSWAEVFKINSDIQGEPLNYLNYLQDLKLNALDSYILHNGNIRIWEELYLNSLYLFSDKGIRETVYTAFSETDIDNLFNKSTKLGEQLNAFYRTDIFSPGNADNVVKGMTIEYYNSLEQKFKDGYDRYVTREQEKTSIGTWFNSTFNLNNTVLESLTTIDEILANTEATNAILNNSNAIVALTMCKSSMDAVVATSNAMDLLGQYILRVTVEPAVIKAIIKNPVIRDAIINSSEAMTQIATNENSVMEIFSDLEATKTLLKNQSSMDEVLKNDEIAKEIIPRVLAMKTVASNNATYKINIDSALNLLDTQISTLNYNDETFPIMKDEKEIANSIRTTNNILGEESKIKTNIADAIMNSSIAMNSIAKSSIAMNSIASRPLVINALLSNTTCINALANNSASVNAIAKQSTIITTIANSSMAMSNFANSTTAMSIFKSNSTIMNIFANNSTAMSYIVSSSIAMSLIAGDYTAMYQIGTSTLASNRVANSSTAMSYIASNTTAMSRVASSGILLKEICNSNNASVAIAEKIQAYRVAVISTISNTNLFTRTAGVTVGSGASTIDDGLNTKTIYIPTGCYDDGDTNFTVYYGCKNSYIIVPTITSHKGTVAINTGISLRGVRVVGTGSSVGNVIFDKYEAT